The genomic DNA GAAAAATACTGCCATTAAATCGAGCGTGGTGTGAAGGAGATAGTTGTACGTGTAGTTTCAGCCGCAAGCTTCGTATCGAGCAAGGCAAAGCTATCGGCAACGAGTTCAGCCAACTCATAAACAAGGTGGAGGCGCGTATTTTGAAGAATCATCATTTCCATGAAGCCACTGACATTGACGACAGCTTTAATATTAAAATCACCGACAGCCGGTAATTCTTTTTGGACACCGGCACCAGGAGCAAGCGGACCTTCCGAGAAGAAGACATGACCAACACTCGACAGGCGGCCGAGACAGGCATCGATGGCGATAACGAGCGGACGGTAATGTGTCGTTTGAATCGAATGAATGGTTTCGGCCAGATTCAAGGCATGGACCGGTTTGGCCAATGTCCCGTAGACATGCATGTTCGCCGGTCGATTTTTTTCCAAAAAGGTTCCGACGAGCGGTCCGAGTGAGTCGCCGGTTGACCGGTCGGAACCGATACAGACAAGGACGACGGGACGGTTTTCCTTCATGGCATTGACCTGTTCATGCAACTGTTCGGCCAGTCGTTCCTTAGCGAATGGTTCCGTATATTCTAAAAAGAAAGAATAGGGCTTTTTTTCGTGAGAATGAAAACGGAAATTCATCTGGATCATCCTTTCTTCTCCTGGTGTCAGCATCCTGGTGTCGTGGTGAGAGTGAAGGCATTCTGTAATGATTTTCCTTTCCCGGTTTTTGTGAAAATCTAACGTCAAAATCGGTTCTTTGGTTGAAAGTCATTTAAAATCACGTATACTGTCGTAATAGAGAGAAGTCGAAAGGATGGAGAGAATGGCTACCAATAAAGACGTACAGGATTCAGTCGCCCAGGTCGATCGGATTCTAGATCAAGTCATGGACGCAGACATGTGGATCCGCTTTGGATTGAAGTTATTGATCGCCGTGATCATTATCGCCGGTTTTTATATACTGATGCGTATTTTAACAGGCGCGGTTTCACGATTGTTTACGATTCGAAAGATTAATGAACATGATTCGTTGGCACAACGCCAAAATGAAACATTGTTGAAACTGCTCCAAAATGCTATCCGTTATGTTCTTGGTATCGTCATGCTCTTGACGGTCCTCAGTCAGTTCGGAATCAACATTACAGGTCTTGTCGCCAGTGCCGGTATCGCCGGACTTGCCATCTCATTTGGGGCGAAGAACCTGGTTCAGGATATCATTACCGGAGCCTTCATCATTTTCGAACGTCAATTCAAGGTCGGTGACTTTGTCCGTGTCGGTTTGATTGAAGGGGTCGTCACAGAACTCGGAATCCGGACGACGAAGTTAAAGGGATTGAATGGAGAAATCCATATCATTCCGAACGGACAAATTCTGCAGGTGACGAACTTTTCCGTCGACAACAGTTTTGCTTTAGTCGATGTACAAGTCTCGTATGAAGAAGATTTGGAACGGGTCGAACAGGTCTTGCATCAAATTGCTAACGTGACGACGGAAAAATATACAGATATGTTTATTGAGCCGATTCAAATGCTCGGTGTCCAGACACTTGGACCGTCTGAAGTCGTCTACCGTCTGATGGCAGAAGTGCCGCCGATGCAGCATTTTCAGGCAGGACGCTTGATCCGGAAAGAACTGAAGCAAGGACTCGAACTGGAAGGAATTAAGATTCCGTATCCACGGATGGTCATGATGAATACAGAACAAGGGAATGGTGGTCAAGCCGATGATGCCAAAAACGTACAATCTTCATGATTATGTCGAAATGAAAAAACAACATCCTTGCGGAACGAACCGTTGGCAAATCATCCGCGTCGGGATGGACATCCGAATTAAATGCCAAGGATGCGGAGCGAGTATCCTGATGCCGCGCCGTGACTTCGATAAGCGTTTAAAAAAAGTCTTACCCGAATGAATATGAGCAAGCCCCTGTCGACCGGTAAAGGTCTTCAGGGGTTTGTTGCTGTTCCGGTAATCAAATAGAAGATTGCTTGGAACTACAGCAAAACGTACATGAAACAATCTTGTCTTTAAAAAAAGAAGACGCATCTCCTTGCTTAAAAAAATTGAACTATCTATAATTGTGAAAGATGTGCTGACGTGGTGTAATCATTCTACCCACTGCGGCCGCTAGCACGGATTTCCTAGGAAATACCGAAAAGGAGGAATTCCAAGTGGGATTAACAGCCGGAATCGTTGGCTTACCAAACGTAGGAAAATCAACACTTTTTAACGCAATTACACAAGCAGGTGTCGAGGCAGCGAACTACCCGTTCGCAACCATCGACCCGAACGTCGGTGTCGTCGAGGTGCCGGATGCACGTCTTCGTAAATTGACAGAACTCGTTAATCCGAAGAAAACGATCCCGACCGCATTCGAATTCACGGATATCGCCGGAATCGTCAAGGGAGCTTCAAAAGGAGAAGGACTCGGTAACAAATTCTTGGCCAACATTCGTGAAGTCGATGCCATCTGTCAGGTAGTCCGCTGTTTCATCGATGAGAACATCACACACGTTTCAGGAAAAGTCTCACCAATCGATGATATTGAAACAATCAATCTTGAATTGATTCTTGCCGATCTCGAATTGGTCGAAAAACGGATCCAACGTGTCCAAAAACAAGTGAAATCACGCGATAAAAATGCAGCGGGCGAACTCGAAGCACTTGAAATCGTCTTGGCATTACTGGAAGACGAAAAACCAGCACGTCTTGCCGAGTTAAACGAAGATCAGGCAGCAATCGTCAAGCATTTCCAATTGCTGACGATGAAACCGATGCTTTATGTCGCAAACGTCGGTGAAGACGAAGTCGCGGACGCAGACAGCAATGAAAACGTCCGTTTGGTTCGTGAATTCGCGGCGAAAGAAGGCGCAGAAGTCATCATCATCTGTGCCCGGATCGAAGAAGAGATTGCTGAGCTTGAACCGGAAGAACGTCAAGAGTTCCTCGTTGACCTTGGAATCGAAGAGTCAGGTCTTGACCAGTTGATCCATGCAGCGTATAACACGCTTGGTCTTGCGACGTACTTCACAGCCGGTGAAAAGGAAGTTCGTGCCTGGACGTTCAAAAAAGGCATGAAAGCGCCGCAATGTGCGGGCGTCATCCACTCGGACTTCGAACGCGGTTTCATTCGTGCGGAAGTTGTTGCTTACGAAGATTTAGCAGCAGCTGGAAACATGGCGACCGTGAAAGAACAAGGACGTTACCGTTCTGAAGGGAAAGAATATGTCTTCCAAGACGGCGATGTCGTCACATTCCGCTTCAATGTTTAAGAGAAGCGAACGAATCGTTATTGCATAAACCAAAATACTTTGATAGTATTAACAAATGTGAGTAATGAATTATTGCTCCTTGCTCGATGAATCGAGCCGCCAGTCCAAGAGGAGGTGACAGATATGCGTAAATACGAAGTACTTTACATCATCCGTCCGGAAGTTGATGAGGAAGCACGAAAAGCTCTAGTTGAGCGTTTCAACAAAGTCCTCACTGACAACGGTGGTACAGTTGAAAAAACAACTGAAATGGGTAAACGTCGTTTTGCTTACGAAATCAATGATATGCGTGAAGGTTTCTACGTTCTTCTTAACGTGACTGCTGAACCAGCAGCTACTAAAGAACTTGACCGTCTCATGAAGATCAGTGACGATATCGTTCGCTTAATGATCACAAAAGACGAGAAATAAGCTGAAACAGGAGAGTGATTCTGATGATTAACCGCGTCGTTTTAGTCGGTCGGTTAACTCGTGACCCTGAAATGCGTTATACGCAGAGCGGGATTGCGGTAACGCGATTCACACTCGCTTGTGACCGTCCGTTTACAGGACAAGATGGGAAGCGAGAAGCTGACTTCATCGATTGCGTCGTTTGGCGCAAGCAAGCAGAAAACGTTGCTCAGTATTTGAAAAAAGGGAGCCTCGCAGGAGTTGAGGGTCGCCTTCAGATTAGTAGCTATGACGATAAAGATGGTCAACGTCGTTATCGTGCAGAAGTCGTCGCGGATAGTGTTCGATTCCTAGAATCACGCAATGCAAGCCGTTCTTCCGATAGTGATAGCTACTCTTCGAATTCAAATACAGGTGGAAACGGAAATGCTGCAGGATGGGGTTCACAGCAACAGCAGAACAACTCTTCCTCGCCAGCACCCGCTTCATCTTCATCGAATTCGGGCTTCGGCGCTGATCCGTTCAGCGGCGGCAGTTCGATCGATCTTTCAGACGACGACCTTCCATTCTAATGGGAACGTCGGACTGAAAAATTTACTCTAAAAAGGAGGTTAATCACATGGCACGTCGTCCAGGTGGAAAACGTCGTCGTAAAGTATGTTACTTCACGTCGAACCACATCACTCATATCGATTATAAAGACGTAGAACTTCTCAAACGTTTCATTTCGGAACGCGGTAAGATTCTTCCACGTCGTGTGACTGGTACTTCAGCGAAATACCAACGTCCACTTACAATCGCAATCAAACGTTCACGTCAAATGGCTTTAATTCCATACGTAGCTGACTGATTACGGTCCAGCGCTTTTCCTTTTCGAAGGAAAGGCGCTTTTTTTCGCTTCGCTTTCAACCGGTCCTGCTTTTCGGTTATAATATACAAGTTACCGAATTTTTCATACGAGTATATTTAGTATACAAGGAGGACGCGATGGGGTTAGGTCAGCAAGTATCACCTGAACGAGAACAACGCTTTTTTCGCTTCGTTCCGTATCTATTAATCGTGGCTCTACTTTTTGTCATTGCCGTCGATCACCCAATCATCGCAGCGGTTGGAGCCGTCTTGACGACGGGGCTGTTTGTCCTTCATCTTCTGGAGGAACGACGTGGTCGGAAGTCGTGGGAAAGCTACGTCGCCGGTATATCGATTCAAGTCGAAGATACCGGTCAAGATGCTTTGACGAACATGCCAATTGGAATTTTACTTTATGATGAAGACGCACGTGTTACCTGGTTCAATGATCCGATGCGTGAAATTTTTGAGGATATTGCCATGGGACACGTCTTGACGGATCTTGATCCTTTGTTCGTTGAAATGATTGGCGTCGATGAGGACCAAGCGACACTCGAAATCGGCGAATCGGTTTATCGTGTCTTTTCGAACAGCGAAAACCGGACCTTCTACTTGTTCGATATGACAGAAGAAGCACAGGTCGAACAGCAACTGGTCGATAATCAGACGGTCATCGGTGTCATTTATCTCGATAATTATGATGAGATGACACAAGGGATTGAAGATCAGCTTCGCAGTGAGTTGAACAGCCGCGTCACCCAATTGCTGAATCACTGGGCCGCAGATCACGGCACTTACATCAAACGGACCGCTTCCGACCGTTACTTTATCGTGACGACGGAAGAGAATCTGCGGATTTTGGAACGATCAAAATTTACGATTCTTGATACAGTCCGGGAAGAAACGAGTCAACGCGGCGTCCAGCTTACGTTGTCGATCGGTATCGGATGTGGCAGTGATCCGATTCCGGCGCTTGGTTTGATGGCCCAATCGAGTCTCGATCTGGCCTTAGGCCGCGGCGGCGATCAGGTCGTCATCAAACGGGACGGGAAAGTTCGTTTTTATGGTGGGAAAACCAATCCGACAGAAAAACGGACACGTGTCCGGGCCCGCGTCATTGCCAACTCGTTGCGTGATTTGATGCAGGAGTCGAGTCGCGTCCTCATCATGGGGCACCGGAATCCGGATATGGATTCACTGGGGTCCTCGATCGGGATTTTAAAACTCGCCGAGATGAACGATAAAGAAGCCCATATCATTCTTCCGGAAGCCGAAATCGGACAAGGAATCCGGCGGATGATGAATGAAATCAGTCAGGAACCGAAACTTGAGACCCGTTTCGTGAATGCGTTCCAGGCGGATCAATTGATTGATGATCAGGCGCTCTTGATTATCGTCGATACCCATAAACCTTCCCTGGTCGTCGTACCGGCATTGCTGGAGCGTTTTGAACGCCTAGTCGTCATCGACCACCATCGACGGGGAGAAGACTTTATTGAAGAACCGGTTCTCGTTTATCTCGAACCGTACGCGTCATCGACGTCAGAACTTGTCACGGAACTGATCGAGTATCAACCGACGAATCAGAAACTGGCGATGCTTGAGGCAACGGCACTGCTTGCCGGAATTATCGTCGACACGAAAGGCTTTACGTTACGGACCGGTTCCCGGACCTTTGACGCCGCTTCGTACTTGCGTTCGCAAGGCGCCGATACGGTCCTGGTGCAAGAGTTCCTCAGTCAGGATCTTGAGACGTACGTCGAGCAATCGCATATCCTCGAGCGGACGGAAGTGTACACCGCCGGGATGGCGATTGCGACGGCCGAGCCCGGTGTCATCCATGATCAGGTCCTGATCGCCCAAACAGCGGACCAGCTGTTGTCGCTCCAAGGAATCCGCGCGGCGTTCGTCATCGCGGAATTGCAGG from Exiguobacterium sibiricum 7-3 includes the following:
- the rpsR gene encoding 30S ribosomal protein S18; amino-acid sequence: MARRPGGKRRRKVCYFTSNHITHIDYKDVELLKRFISERGKILPRRVTGTSAKYQRPLTIAIKRSRQMALIPYVAD
- a CDS encoding DUF951 domain-containing protein, with translation MMPKTYNLHDYVEMKKQHPCGTNRWQIIRVGMDIRIKCQGCGASILMPRRDFDKRLKKVLPE
- the yyaC gene encoding spore protease YyaC → MNFRFHSHEKKPYSFFLEYTEPFAKERLAEQLHEQVNAMKENRPVVLVCIGSDRSTGDSLGPLVGTFLEKNRPANMHVYGTLAKPVHALNLAETIHSIQTTHYRPLVIAIDACLGRLSSVGHVFFSEGPLAPGAGVQKELPAVGDFNIKAVVNVSGFMEMMILQNTRLHLVYELAELVADSFALLDTKLAAETTRTTISFTPRSI
- the ychF gene encoding redox-regulated ATPase YchF codes for the protein MGLTAGIVGLPNVGKSTLFNAITQAGVEAANYPFATIDPNVGVVEVPDARLRKLTELVNPKKTIPTAFEFTDIAGIVKGASKGEGLGNKFLANIREVDAICQVVRCFIDENITHVSGKVSPIDDIETINLELILADLELVEKRIQRVQKQVKSRDKNAAGELEALEIVLALLEDEKPARLAELNEDQAAIVKHFQLLTMKPMLYVANVGEDEVADADSNENVRLVREFAAKEGAEVIIICARIEEEIAELEPEERQEFLVDLGIEESGLDQLIHAAYNTLGLATYFTAGEKEVRAWTFKKGMKAPQCAGVIHSDFERGFIRAEVVAYEDLAAAGNMATVKEQGRYRSEGKEYVFQDGDVVTFRFNV
- a CDS encoding mechanosensitive ion channel family protein, with protein sequence MATNKDVQDSVAQVDRILDQVMDADMWIRFGLKLLIAVIIIAGFYILMRILTGAVSRLFTIRKINEHDSLAQRQNETLLKLLQNAIRYVLGIVMLLTVLSQFGINITGLVASAGIAGLAISFGAKNLVQDIITGAFIIFERQFKVGDFVRVGLIEGVVTELGIRTTKLKGLNGEIHIIPNGQILQVTNFSVDNSFALVDVQVSYEEDLERVEQVLHQIANVTTEKYTDMFIEPIQMLGVQTLGPSEVVYRLMAEVPPMQHFQAGRLIRKELKQGLELEGIKIPYPRMVMMNTEQGNGGQADDAKNVQSS
- a CDS encoding single-stranded DNA-binding protein yields the protein MINRVVLVGRLTRDPEMRYTQSGIAVTRFTLACDRPFTGQDGKREADFIDCVVWRKQAENVAQYLKKGSLAGVEGRLQISSYDDKDGQRRYRAEVVADSVRFLESRNASRSSDSDSYSSNSNTGGNGNAAGWGSQQQQNNSSSPAPASSSSNSGFGADPFSGGSSIDLSDDDLPF
- the rpsF gene encoding 30S ribosomal protein S6 — encoded protein: MRKYEVLYIIRPEVDEEARKALVERFNKVLTDNGGTVEKTTEMGKRRFAYEINDMREGFYVLLNVTAEPAATKELDRLMKISDDIVRLMITKDEK
- a CDS encoding DHH family phosphoesterase gives rise to the protein MGLGQQVSPEREQRFFRFVPYLLIVALLFVIAVDHPIIAAVGAVLTTGLFVLHLLEERRGRKSWESYVAGISIQVEDTGQDALTNMPIGILLYDEDARVTWFNDPMREIFEDIAMGHVLTDLDPLFVEMIGVDEDQATLEIGESVYRVFSNSENRTFYLFDMTEEAQVEQQLVDNQTVIGVIYLDNYDEMTQGIEDQLRSELNSRVTQLLNHWAADHGTYIKRTASDRYFIVTTEENLRILERSKFTILDTVREETSQRGVQLTLSIGIGCGSDPIPALGLMAQSSLDLALGRGGDQVVIKRDGKVRFYGGKTNPTEKRTRVRARVIANSLRDLMQESSRVLIMGHRNPDMDSLGSSIGILKLAEMNDKEAHIILPEAEIGQGIRRMMNEISQEPKLETRFVNAFQADQLIDDQALLIIVDTHKPSLVVVPALLERFERLVVIDHHRRGEDFIEEPVLVYLEPYASSTSELVTELIEYQPTNQKLAMLEATALLAGIIVDTKGFTLRTGSRTFDAASYLRSQGADTVLVQEFLSQDLETYVEQSHILERTEVYTAGMAIATAEPGVIHDQVLIAQTADQLLSLQGIRAAFVIAELQDGRTAISARSLGEVNVQLIMETLGGGGHLTNAATQMTESVLTVATELRKAIDHYLEDETKGEETE